One Coffea arabica cultivar ET-39 chromosome 5c, Coffea Arabica ET-39 HiFi, whole genome shotgun sequence DNA window includes the following coding sequences:
- the LOC113687534 gene encoding uncharacterized protein — MEILNDKSRWSAIAWKLPGRTDNEVKIYWHGRLSKRLNQARTLTEIIMEKTSEKSQHVVQGNHQLKQSPAMSAYDSNQKREMGPNIAAAAAPLACSELCSIRSSDSTLSDSNISVDYPFTEPFETFWTQPFDLDTSNKDNAYWLITATGGRICLLFLVFCS; from the exons ATGGAGATACTTAACGATAAATCTAG ATGGTCAGCCATTGCTTGGAAGCTACCAGGAAGAACAGATAATGAAGTCAAAATTTATTGGCATGGTCGTCTTAGTAAACGCTTGAATCAAGCTCGTACATTAACTGAAATCATCATGGAAAAAACTAGTGAAAAATCACAGCATGTGGTGCAAGGTAATCATCAACTCAAGCAATCTCCGGCAATGTCTGCTTATGATTCCAACCAAAAGAGAGAAATGGGGCCTAATATTGCCGCTGCAGCTGCACCTCTTGCTTGCAGTGAATTGTGCTCCATTAGAAGCTCTGATTCCACACTTTCTGATAGCAACATTTCAGTGGACTATCCATTTACTGAACCCTTTGAGACTTTTTGGACGCAGCCCTTTGACTTGGATACTTCAAATAAAGATAATGCTTATTGGTTAATTACCGCCACTGGAGGAAGAATTTGCCTACTCTTTCTGGTCTTTTGTTCATGA
- the LOC113687821 gene encoding transcription factor MYB14 — translation MVRAPSVDKNGVKKGAWSEEEDNKLRAYVLRYGHWNWRQLPKFAGLSRCGKSCRLRWMNYLKPGVRRGKYTIEEEDLIIKLHEQYGNRWSAIAAKLPGRTDNDIKNHWHTHLKKRNKQTQLSERSQNMDDADQNEQSSAMSTSGSSTDQKREMDPNASAADSLDAYTDISSLSCDSTLFDCVDWVADDSNSSVESLTEPFESFWTEPFALDTSFSNYISVDPWLPSTEEEFLYPFSSFLDDGIDCFHELNNRKGDD, via the exons ATGGTGAGAGCCCCATCAGTTGACAAAAATGGAGTGAAGAAAGGGGCATGGAGTGAAGAAGAAGACAACAAGCTAAGAGCCTATGTTCTAAGATATGGCCATTGGAACTGGCGGCAGCTGCCTAAATTTGCCG GTCTATCTAGATGTGGCAAAAGTTGCAGACTGAGATGGATGAATTACCTGAAGCCTGGTGTTAGAAGAGGCAAGTATACCATCGAAGAGGAGGATCTAATAATCAAATTACATGAACAATATGGGAATAG ATGGTCAGCCATTGCAGCAAAATTACCAGGAAGAACGGATAATGATATAAAAAATCATTGGCACACGCATCTCAAAAAGCGCaacaaacaaactcaacttAGTGAAAGATCCCAGAATATGGATGATGCAGATCAAAATGAGCAATCTTCTGCAATGTCTACATCTGGTTCCAGTACTGATCAAAAGAGAGAAATGGATCCAAACGCTTCTGCTGCTGATTCTCTCGATGCTTATACGGATATATCTTCCTTGAGCTGTGATTCCACACTTTTTGATTGTGTAGACTGGGTTGCAGATGATAGCAACAGTTCAGTAGAATCATTGACTGAACCCTTTGAGAGTTTTTGGACTGAACCCTTTGCGTTGGATACATCATTTAGCAATTACATTAGTGTCGACCCCTGGTTACCATCTACGGAGGAGGAATTCCTGTACCCTTTCTCCTCATTTCTTGATGATGGCATTGATTGTTTCCACGAATTAAACAATAGAAAGGGAGATGATTAA
- the LOC140007536 gene encoding transcription factor MYB63-like, translating to MVRSPYIDKKGLKKGAWSEDEDNKLRAYVLRYGHWNWRQLPKFAGLSRCGKSCRLRWMNYLRPGLKRGNYTVEEEDLIIKLHEQLGNRWSAIAGKLPGRSDNEVKNFWHTRLRKRINQDPRSTKIIKQTSDQKTGHMHDANQIKLSAGISDSDSNEKREMEPNIAAAAPVADTKMSSLICDSSLSDSNSSVEYSFAESFESFWTQPFILDASHNSNVLALPPMEEEFTFLSPPMFIYDGMD from the exons ATGGTAAGATCCCCATATATTGACAAAAAGGGACTGAAGAAAGGTGCATGGAGTGAAGACGAAGACAACAAGTTGAGAGCCTATGTTCTAAGATATGGCCACTGGAATTGGCGTCAGCTGCCTAAGTTCGCTG GGCTTTCCAGGTGCGGGAAAAGTTGCAGATTGAGATGGATGAATTACCTGAGACCTGGTCTGAAAAGGGGCAACTATACCGTTGAAGAGGAGGATCTAATCATCAAACTACATGAGCAATTAGGGAACAG ATGGTCAGCCATTGCTGGGAAATTACCTGGAAGATCAGACAATGAAGTAAAAAATTTTTGGCACACTCGTCTGAGGAAACGCATTAATCAAGATCCTAGATCAACCAAAATTATCAAGCAAACCAGTGATCAAAAAACCGGGCATATGCATGATGCAAATCAAATCAAGCTATCTGCTGGGATCTCTGATTCTGATTCCAATGAAAAGAGAGAAATGGAGCCTAACATTGCTGCTGCTGCACCTGTTGCTGATACTAAAATGTCGTCTTTAATTTGTGATTCCAGCCTTTCTGACAGCAATAGTTCAGTGGAATATTCATTTGCTGAATCCTTTGAGAGTTTCTGGACCCAGCCCTTTATATTGGATGCATCCCATAACAGTAATGTTCTTGCGTTACCACCAATGGAGGAAgaatttacttttctttcacCTCCTATGTTCATATATGATGGTATGGATTGA